From a single Streptomyces liliifuscus genomic region:
- a CDS encoding DUF2399 domain-containing protein, which yields MGAHVVEDSRLNPSSPGYVLRDIAPGGLVRVVVPGGLVRLPPATRVIVCENPSVLEAATDELIPDCPALICTDGMPSNTALDLVAGLAAATDEITVRADIDDAGFVVVDQLLTAAPAATTWRYDVGTYLGHLGMTITGHQSVGMDTLRDLYEEHRVSIHEVALLTTLIDDLSHPRSW from the coding sequence GTCGAGGACTCCCGTCTCAATCCGAGCTCTCCCGGTTACGTCCTCAGAGACATCGCTCCCGGCGGCCTGGTGCGAGTGGTGGTGCCCGGCGGACTGGTTCGGTTGCCCCCGGCGACCAGAGTCATTGTCTGCGAAAACCCCTCTGTCCTGGAGGCCGCCACCGATGAACTGATCCCGGACTGCCCCGCGTTGATCTGCACGGACGGTATGCCCTCGAATACCGCTCTCGATCTGGTGGCGGGACTGGCGGCCGCCACGGACGAGATCACCGTCCGGGCCGACATCGACGACGCCGGGTTTGTCGTGGTCGACCAACTTCTGACCGCCGCACCGGCCGCGACGACCTGGCGGTACGACGTGGGAACGTACCTCGGCCACCTCGGCATGACGATCACTGGACATCAGAGCGTGGGCATGGACACACTCCGCGATCTCTACGAGGAACATCGCGTCTCGATCCACGAGGTGGCCCTGCTCACCACTCTGATCGATGACCTGTCACATCCGCGGAGCTGGTGA
- a CDS encoding DUF6119 family protein yields MSRLSLVPTSTRTLYRLVGVEPTLEGMFDSIQAGRLDEIGAEFRALDHFGVPAIALHGRFTKDEASWCADFARLTEWPVIHPSLRGAGLVLLGVDGQVYALAYGDGFRLVPAPLKDRRFGLRFAVRSIDPDDIRAAVARTPGQGRTDIAVMPGGAPIGTLGLDTYTKLVQRMGGRLARPELTVERAGGGRVRSIEGGCGLRLPYGANAASLISDIRTIARVSQEELPHPQLEFIESVVQLQDAETVSLLDAALDHALGTVDGARIAATVPADCLADFGRARAVGIRFGSGEEWTSDTFELDYVRGRLRFHRPGRRVTALREAQVTLYRDRRARPADVIGTEPLQRWVEADLFRADGRRFVLTEGEWHEFDQAYLAGLATRIERLITPTPSVDLPAWHAGDDEETYNKSVQRTRDGFICLDRKLVQTPLHRQRGVEICDLLAPDNTLVMVKQASGSGALSHLFSQGVVAVEALLNQPEARAGFADRVAVLGGRRLPEGFLPERVVYAILLKGHAELTTDTLYPFAQVALAHAARTLQAYGVQVEVVGIPLEDAPEDGCQAA; encoded by the coding sequence ATGTCCCGGCTCTCTCTCGTCCCGACCTCCACCCGCACCCTCTACCGGCTCGTCGGCGTCGAGCCGACCCTGGAGGGCATGTTCGACAGCATCCAGGCCGGCCGCCTCGACGAGATCGGCGCCGAGTTCCGGGCGCTCGACCACTTCGGCGTCCCGGCCATCGCCCTGCACGGCCGCTTCACCAAGGACGAGGCCAGCTGGTGCGCGGACTTCGCCCGACTCACCGAGTGGCCGGTGATCCACCCGTCCCTGAGGGGCGCAGGCCTGGTGCTGCTGGGGGTCGACGGCCAGGTGTACGCCCTCGCTTACGGCGACGGCTTCCGGCTCGTGCCGGCACCGCTCAAGGACCGGCGGTTCGGGCTGCGTTTCGCGGTCCGCAGCATCGACCCGGACGACATCCGCGCCGCCGTGGCCCGCACCCCGGGCCAGGGCCGGACCGACATTGCCGTGATGCCCGGCGGCGCGCCGATCGGGACGCTGGGCCTGGACACGTACACGAAGCTGGTCCAGCGCATGGGCGGCCGTCTCGCCCGGCCTGAACTGACGGTCGAGCGCGCCGGCGGCGGCCGGGTGCGCAGCATCGAGGGCGGCTGCGGCCTGCGGCTGCCATACGGCGCGAACGCGGCGTCGCTGATCAGCGACATCCGTACGATCGCCAGGGTGTCCCAGGAGGAACTGCCGCATCCTCAGCTGGAGTTCATCGAGTCGGTGGTGCAGCTGCAGGACGCGGAGACCGTCTCGCTGCTCGACGCCGCCCTCGACCACGCCCTCGGCACCGTCGACGGAGCCCGCATCGCCGCGACCGTCCCTGCCGACTGCCTGGCGGACTTCGGGCGGGCTCGTGCCGTCGGGATCCGTTTCGGCTCCGGCGAGGAGTGGACGAGTGACACGTTCGAGCTCGACTACGTGCGGGGAAGACTGCGGTTCCACCGGCCCGGACGCCGGGTCACTGCGCTCCGCGAGGCCCAGGTGACCCTCTACCGGGACCGCCGAGCGAGACCGGCCGACGTCATTGGCACCGAACCGCTGCAGCGCTGGGTCGAGGCGGACCTGTTCCGGGCGGACGGACGCCGGTTCGTCCTCACGGAGGGCGAGTGGCATGAGTTCGACCAGGCATACCTCGCGGGCCTCGCCACCAGGATCGAGCGGCTGATCACCCCCACACCGTCGGTGGATCTGCCGGCCTGGCACGCCGGTGACGACGAAGAGACGTACAACAAGAGCGTTCAGCGCACCCGGGACGGCTTCATCTGTCTGGACCGAAAGCTGGTCCAGACCCCGCTCCACCGGCAGCGCGGCGTGGAGATCTGCGACCTCCTCGCGCCCGACAACACGCTGGTGATGGTCAAGCAGGCCAGCGGTTCGGGTGCGCTCAGCCATCTGTTCAGCCAGGGTGTCGTGGCCGTCGAAGCCCTGCTGAACCAGCCGGAGGCCCGAGCCGGGTTCGCCGACCGGGTGGCAGTCCTGGGCGGACGTCGACTGCCGGAAGGTTTCCTCCCGGAGCGGGTCGTCTACGCGATCCTGCTCAAGGGCCACGCCGAGCTCACCACCGACACGCTCTACCCGTTCGCGCAGGTCGCCCTCGCTCACGCGGCCCGCACACTCCAGGCGTACGGAGTGCAGGTGGAGGTCGTCGGCATCCCGCTGGAGGACGCGCCGGAAGACGGCTGCCAGGCTGCCTGA
- a CDS encoding AAA domain-containing protein → MSTPGERADTAVAGVLADLERLDGDSSPGVVVDSPPGAGKSTLVVRAARHLVARGEPVMIVAQTNEQVDDLAERLVRDQPGLTVGRLLRTGGSLSPRLAEHSGAVIGAERVTGLRPLPPIVIATAAKWARVKEEDGHWPIAIVDEAYQMRSDALLACAGLFDSALFVGDPGQLDPFSSVDTDRWTGLTWNPLRNAVDVTLAHNPGMTLHELPVSWRLPASAAPLVERAFYPFTRFIAGTGPDDRRAAVLRALAPDPVDRVLDRAAETGWGYLQLPARHTLRTDGELADALADTAVRLLSRGFRTYCDQAPPPEGRRLVPGRIAIGVAHNDQAEAVGSRLALAPELDGITVDTANRLQGREFDVTLVWHPLSGRVDASAFHLETGRLCVLLSRHRHACVVVARAGIPDLLDRHPSAQPVYLDVPPKFPDGWRAHQLVMEHLERSDHRVPV, encoded by the coding sequence ATGAGTACACCCGGTGAACGCGCCGACACCGCCGTCGCCGGGGTCCTCGCCGACCTCGAACGGCTCGACGGTGATTCCTCCCCCGGCGTCGTGGTGGATTCTCCACCCGGCGCCGGGAAGTCCACCCTGGTCGTGCGGGCGGCCCGTCACCTCGTGGCACGCGGCGAGCCCGTGATGATCGTCGCCCAGACCAACGAGCAGGTCGACGACTTGGCCGAGCGGCTCGTCCGGGACCAACCCGGCCTCACCGTCGGCAGGTTGCTGCGTACCGGAGGCTCGCTGTCCCCGCGACTCGCGGAGCACTCCGGCGCCGTCATCGGTGCCGAACGAGTCACCGGCCTGCGTCCGTTGCCGCCGATCGTCATCGCGACCGCCGCCAAGTGGGCACGGGTCAAGGAGGAGGACGGCCACTGGCCCATCGCCATCGTCGACGAGGCGTACCAGATGCGCTCCGACGCCCTGCTCGCCTGCGCGGGACTCTTCGACAGCGCCCTGTTCGTTGGTGACCCCGGCCAGCTCGACCCGTTCAGCAGTGTCGACACCGACCGCTGGACCGGCCTGACCTGGAACCCTCTGCGCAACGCCGTGGACGTCACCCTGGCGCACAACCCCGGCATGACGCTCCACGAGCTCCCCGTCTCCTGGCGCTTGCCGGCCTCGGCCGCCCCACTGGTCGAGCGGGCCTTCTACCCGTTCACCCGGTTCATCGCCGGCACCGGTCCTGATGACCGGCGTGCGGCAGTGCTGCGCGCCCTCGCACCCGATCCTGTCGACCGCGTCCTCGACCGTGCCGCTGAGACCGGCTGGGGGTATCTCCAACTGCCCGCTCGGCATACCCTGCGCACCGACGGCGAACTGGCCGACGCCCTCGCCGACACAGCCGTACGCCTTCTCTCGCGCGGGTTCCGCACCTACTGCGACCAGGCGCCCCCACCCGAGGGACGGCGTCTTGTTCCCGGCCGCATTGCCATCGGTGTCGCCCACAACGATCAGGCGGAGGCTGTCGGCAGCCGCCTCGCCCTCGCGCCGGAACTCGACGGCATCACCGTGGACACCGCCAACCGCCTCCAGGGTCGGGAATTCGACGTCACTCTCGTCTGGCATCCCTTGTCCGGCCGCGTCGACGCCAGCGCCTTTCACCTGGAGACCGGCCGACTGTGCGTGTTGCTCTCCCGCCACCGCCACGCCTGTGTCGTCGTCGCCCGCGCCGGTATCCCGGACCTTCTAGACCGCCATCCCTCGGCCCAGCCCGTCTACTTGGACGTCCCGCCCAAGTTCCCGGACGGCTGGCGTGCGCACCAGCTCGTCATGGAACACCTCGAACGGTCCGACCATCGTGTGCCGGTCTGA